In Quercus lobata isolate SW786 chromosome 12, ValleyOak3.0 Primary Assembly, whole genome shotgun sequence, a genomic segment contains:
- the LOC115971907 gene encoding uncharacterized protein LOC115971907 isoform X1 — MGDVVVFVDDLKSNYAFSYCRICHEEELQSCKSLEAPCACSGTVKFAHRDCIQRWCNEKGNTTCEICLQQYEPGYTAPSKKSQSLVDEAVTISNRDGLQIPRGEEETIIRPRLVAISEYPECTSAAHRSASCCRSLALTFTVVLLMKHMFAVLHGGTEDYPFTLLTVFILRATGIIFPMLILMRTITAIQNSIRRQYQYQYQYQYQYQDSDDDTSNFIGANEDEEQHHSV, encoded by the exons ATGGGAGATGTTGTAGTTTTTGTGGATGATTTGAAATCAAATTATGCATTTTCATACTGTAGAATTTGCCATGAAGAAGAATTACAGAGCTGCAAGAGCTTGGAAGCTCCTTGTGCTTGTTCAGGAACCGTTAAG TTTGCACACAGGGATTGTATACAGAGGTGGTGTAACGAGAAGGGCAACACCACCTGTGAAATATGCCTCCAG CAATATGAGCCAGGATACACAGCACCTTCTAAGAAGTCTCAGTCGTTGGTTGATGAAGCAGTAACCATTAG TAACAGAGATGGCTTGCAAATTccaagaggagaagaagagacaATAATAAGGCCAAGATTAGTAGCCATAAGTGAGTATCCCGAGTGTACATCCGCCGCACACAGAAGTGCATCTTGCTGTCGATCACTGGCTCTAACT TTTACAGTGGTCTTGCTAATGAAACATATGTTTGCCGTGCTTCATGGTGGTACGGAAGATTACCCCTTCACACTTCTTACT GTATTTATTCTAAGGGCTACTGGAATTATTTTCCCAATGTTGATATTGATGCGGACAATCACAGCAATTCAAAATAGTATCCGGAGGCAGTACCAGTACCAGTACCAGTACCAGTACCAGTACCAG GATTCTGATGATGACACCTCAAACTTTATTGGAGCCAATGAAGATGAAGAGCAGCATCATTCAGTCTAA
- the LOC115971905 gene encoding DNA mismatch repair protein MSH6 isoform X2: MASSRRQSNGRSPIVNQQRQITAFFTKTTSSSPSPSPSPTLSKQNSKFSSSVPNPNPSSTPTPNSSPSPTTPSPFQSKSKNKPLLVISASPLTPNDKRSYGDDVVGKRIRVFWPLDKAWYEGTVKSFDKVANKHLVQYEDDEEELLDLEKEKFEWVQETLKNFKRLRRGALDSSEAVEIVEEEKGVKEIKPVQRRRGVKAVVEDEDDSSDEDWGKNVGEEAVEEVMDLDEEEEEDVVKGKGSKGKRGSRKRKALGSAKKNKGGFKFSLLEPTSINAESGKASNELGNALTGDATERFGTREAVKFRFLGEERRDAKRRRPGDANYDPRTLYLPPDFLKSLSGGQRQWWEFKSKHMDKVLFFKMGKFYELFEMDAHIGAKELDLQYMKGEQPHCGFPEKNFSMNLEKLARKGYRVLVVEQTETPEQLELRRKEKGSKDKVVKREICAVVTKGTLTEGEMLSANPDASYLMAVTEGCQRLANQNADRIFGVCVVDVTTSRIILGQFGDDAECSALCCLLSELRPVEIVKPAKQLSPETERVLLRHTRNPLVNDLVPLLEFWDAEKTVHEFKSSYSRIVEQSVSGSLNETNLDGLQSQVEENGMGWLPDVLSDLVKAGENGSCALSALGGTIFYLKQAFLDETLLRFAKFELLPCSGFANIVSKPYMVLDAAALENLEIFENSRNGDSSGTLYAQLNHCVTSIGKRLLKTWLARPLYHPESIRERQDAVGGLRGVNLAFALEFRKALSRLPDMERLLARVFASSEANGRNANKVVLYEDAAKKQLQEFILVLRGCESMAQLCSSLSVILENVESRVLHHLLTLGVGLPNIDSVINHFKDAFDWVEANDSGRIIPHEGVDLEYDSACKKVKEVESSLTKHLKNQQKLLGDASITYVTIGKEAYLLEVPESLRERIPRDYELRSSKKGFFRYWTPSIKKLLGELSQAESEKESMLKSILQRLIGRFCEHHNKWRQLVSATAELDVLIGLAIASEYYEGPTSRPIILDSSSSDEVPCFSAKSLGHPVLRSDSLGNGTFVPNEIMIGGSGHPSFILLTGPNMGGKSTLLRQVCLAVILAQVGADVPADSFELSPVDRIFVRMGAKDHIMAGQSTFLTELSETALMLSSATRNSLVALDELGRGTSTSDGQAIAESVLQHFVHKVQCRGMFSTHYHRLAVDYQNDPKVLLCHMGCRVGNGVGDVEEVTFLYRLTPGACPKSYGVNVARLAGLPESVLQKAAAKSREFETTYGKHLKTFEDNLNNQSWIGEMVEFVRKFIDITENFSCNKSPESTGASFPTELQHRAQILLQKI; encoded by the exons ATGGCATCGTCACGGCGCCAAAGCAATGGCCGATCCCCAATCGTAAACCAACAGCGCCAAATCACTGCCTTCTTCACCAAAACGACCTCGtcttctccatctccatctccatctcccaCTCTTTCCAagcaaaattccaaattttctaGTTCTGtccctaaccctaaccctagctCTACCCCCACCCCCAATTCCAGTCCAAGCCCTACAACCCCTTCTCCTTTCCAATCCAAGTCCAAGAACAAGCCCCTCTTAGTCATCTCCGCATCACCGTTAACTCCTAACGATAAGAGATCGTACGGTGATGATGTTGTGGGGAAGAGGATTAGGGTTTTTTGGCCCTTGGATAAGGCGTGGTATGAAGGCACTGTGAAATCTTTTGATAAGGTAGCTAACAAGCATTTGGTTCAGTACGAGGATGATGAGGAGGAGCTATTGGATTTGGAGAAGGAGAAATTTGAGTGGGTCCAAGAGACCCTCAAGAACTTCAAGCGGTTGCGCCGGGGTGCATTGGATTCGAGTGAGGCGGTGGAGATTGTTGAGGAAGAGAAGGGTGTGAAGGAAATTAAGCCGGTACAGAGGCGGAGAGGCGTGAAGGCCGTTgttgaggatgaggatgattcTAGTGATGAAGATTGGGGGAAGAATGTGGGGGAAGAGGCGGTCGAGGAAGTTATGGATTTGGAtgaggaggaagaagaggatGTTGTGAAGGGGAAGGGGTCGAAAGGGAAGCGTGGGTCGAGGAAGAGGAAAGCGTTGGGGTCTGCTAAGAAGAACAAGGGAGGTTTCAAGTTTTCCTTGCTGGAGCCTACTAGTATTAATGCTGAAA GTGGAAAGGCATCTAATGAACTTGGTAATGCCTTAACGGGTGATGCCACAGAGAGGTTTGGTACGCGTGAAGCTGTAAAGTTTCGCTTCCTTGGGGA AGAACGCAGGGATGCAAAAAGAAGGCGTCCTGGGGATGCAAACTATGATCCGAGGACACTTTACTTGCCTCCTGATTTTCTAAAGAGTTTATCAGGTGGCCAG AGACAATGGTGGGAGTTTAAGTCAAAGCATATGGACAAGGTGTTATTTTTCAAG ATGGGAAAATTTTATGAACTTTTTGAAATGGATGCACATATAGGAGCAAAGGAACTTGACTTGCAATATATGAAG GGAGAACAACCGCATTGTGGATTTCCAGAAAAGAACTTCTCTATGAATTTGGAGAAATTGGCAAGAAAG GGTTATCGGGTTCTTGTTGTAGAGCAGACAGAAACCCCTGAACAACTAGAGCTTCGTCGCAAAGAGAAAGGTTCTAAGGATAAG GTTGTGAAACGTGAAATATGTGCAGTGGTTACAAAAGGAACACTTACTGAGGGAGAGATGCTGTCAGCAAATCCTGATGCTTCTTACCTAATGGCAGTGACTGAAGGCTGTCAGAGATTGGCAAACCAAAATGCAGACCGCATTTTTGGTGTTTGTGTGGTTGATGTTACAACCAGCAGGATTATTCTTGGACAG TTTGGGGATGATGCAGAGTGCAGTGCCTTGTGTTGTCTATTGTCTGAGCTAAGGCCAGTTGAAATTGTAAAACCTGCTAAACAGCTCAGTCCTGAAACAGAGAGAGTGCTGCTGAGACATACAAGAAATCCATTAGTGAATGATTTGGTTCCACTCTTGGAATTCTGGGATGCTGAGAAAACCGTGCATGAATTCAAAAGTAGCTACAGCCGTATTGTTGAACAATCAGTTTCTGGATCTTTAAATGAAACAAATTTGGATGGTCTTCAGTCTCAAGTGGAGGAAAATGGTATGGGCTGGCTACCAGATGTTCTGTCAGATCTGGTAAAGGCAGGCGAGAATGGCAGCTGTGCACTTTCTGCTCTTGGAGGCACAATATTCTATCTTAAGCAGGCTTTCCTGGATGAGACATTACTTCGATTTGCAAAGTTTGAGTTACTTCCATGCTCTGGTTTTGCTAATATCGTCTCAAAACCATACATGGTTCTTGATGCAGCTGCCCTGGAGAACCTTGAGATTTTTGAGAATAGCAGAAATGGAGACTCTTCAGG GACGCTCTATGCCCAGTTGAACCACTGTGTGACATCAATTGGGAAGAGGTTGCTCAAGACATGGCTTGCAAGGCCTTTATATCATCCAGAGTCAATTAGGGAACGGCAGGATGCTGTTGGAGGTTTGCGG ggAGTTAATCTAGCTTTTGCACTTGAATTTAGAAAAGCACTGTCCAGGCTACCAGACATGGAGCGGTTACTTGCACGTGTTTTTGCTAGCAG TGAGGCTAATGGAAGGAATGCCAACAAAGTGGTTCTATATGAGGATGCAGCAAAAAAACAGCTCCAAGAGTTTATATTAGTGCTACGTGGTTGTGAATCAATGGCCCAATTATGTTCCTCTCTTAGTGTTATTTTGGAAAATGTTGAATCTAGAGTCCTTCATCATTTGTTAACACTTG GTGTAGGTCTCCCTAACATTGATTCGGTTATAAATCATTTCAAGGATGCTTTTGATTGGGTAGAAGCCAATGATTCAGGACGTATCATACCTCATGAAGGAGTTGATCTGGAGTATGACTCTGCCTGTAAAAAAGTTAAGGAGGTTGAGTCTAGTTTAACAAAACACCTCAAGAATCAGCAAAAATTACTTGGAGATGCATCa ATTACATATGTCACAATTGGAAAAGAGGCATATCTCTTAGAAGTACCAGAAAGTTTGCGCGAGAGAATTCCTCGTGACTATGAGTTAAGATCATCTAAAAAG GGCTTCTTTAGGTATTGGACTCCAAGTATCAAGAAGTTGTTGGGAGAGCTTTCACAAGCTGAGTCTGAAAAGGAATCCATGCTGAAAAGCATTCTTCAGAGGTTGATTGGACGTTTCTGTGAGCATCATAATAAGTGGAGGCAATTAGTTTCTGCTACTGCAG AGTTGGATGTTTTGATCGGTCTAGCAATTGCAAGTGAATATTATGAAGGGCCAACAAGCCGACCAATTATATTAGACTCGTCAAGTTCGGATGAAGTGCCGTGCTTTTCTGCAAAAAGTTTAGGACATCCTGTTCTTAGAAGTGATTCTTTAGGCAATGGTACCTTTGTTCCCAATGAAATTATGATTGGTGGTTCTGGTCATCCTAGCTTCATCCTTCTCACTGGTCCTAACATGGGGGGGAAATCAACTCTTCTTCGCCAAGTTTGCTTGGCTGTGATTTTGGCCCAG GTAGGGGCAGATGTCCCTGCAGACAGTTTTGAGTTGTCACCTGTGGACCGAATCTTTGTTCGGATGGGTgccaaagatcatatcatggcAGGCCAAAGTACATTTTTAACTGAACTCTCAGAAACTGCATTAATGCTG TCTTCTGCAACTCGTAATTCATTGGTGGCATTGGATGAACTTGGACGTGGAACATCAACTTCAGATGGGCAAGCGATTGC TGAATCAGTTCTACAACATTTTGTCCACAAGGTGCAGTGTCGAGGAATGTTTTCTACTCATTATCACCGATTAGCTGTAGACTATCAGAATGATCCTAAG GTTTTGCTTTGTCATATGGGATGCCGAGTTGGGAATGGAGTTGGAGATGTGGAAGAAGTTACATTTCTTTATAGGTTGACACCTGGTGCATGCCCTAAAAGCTATGGTGTTAATGTTGCACGGTTAGCTG GACTTCCCGAATCTGTACTTCAAAAAGCTGCTGCTAAGTCCAGAGAATTTGAGACTACATATGGTAAACACCTGAAGACATTTGAAGATAACTTGAATAATCAAAGTTGGATTGGGGAAATGGTAGAATTTGTCAGAAAGTTTATAGACATTACAGAAAATTTTAGTTGCAACAAGTCTCCGGAGAGCACTGGTGCCAGCTTCCCGACTGAACTTCAACATAGAGCACAAATACTTCTACAGAAAATTTGA
- the LOC115971905 gene encoding DNA mismatch repair protein MSH6 isoform X1 yields the protein MASSRRQSNGRSPIVNQQRQITAFFTKTTSSSPSPSPSPTLSKQNSKFSSSVPNPNPSSTPTPNSSPSPTTPSPFQSKSKNKPLLVISASPLTPNDKRSYGDDVVGKRIRVFWPLDKAWYEGTVKSFDKVANKHLVQYEDDEEELLDLEKEKFEWVQETLKNFKRLRRGALDSSEAVEIVEEEKGVKEIKPVQRRRGVKAVVEDEDDSSDEDWGKNVGEEAVEEVMDLDEEEEEDVVKGKGSKGKRGSRKRKALGSAKKNKGGFKFSLLEPTSINAESGKASNELGNALTGDATERFGTREAVKFRFLGEERRDAKRRRPGDANYDPRTLYLPPDFLKSLSGGQRQWWEFKSKHMDKVLFFKMGKFYELFEMDAHIGAKELDLQYMKGEQPHCGFPEKNFSMNLEKLARKGYRVLVVEQTETPEQLELRRKEKGSKDKVVKREICAVVTKGTLTEGEMLSANPDASYLMAVTEGCQRLANQNADRIFGVCVVDVTTSRIILGQFGDDAECSALCCLLSELRPVEIVKPAKQLSPETERVLLRHTRNPLVNDLVPLLEFWDAEKTVHEFKSSYSRIVEQSVSGSLNETNLDGLQSQVEENGMGWLPDVLSDLVKAGENGSCALSALGGTIFYLKQAFLDETLLRFAKFELLPCSGFANIVSKPYMVLDAAALENLEIFENSRNGDSSGTLYAQLNHCVTSIGKRLLKTWLARPLYHPESIRERQDAVGGLRGVNLAFALEFRKALSRLPDMERLLARVFASSEANGRNANKVVLYEDAAKKQLQEFILVLRGCESMAQLCSSLSVILENVESRVLHHLLTLGVGLPNIDSVINHFKDAFDWVEANDSGRIIPHEGVDLEYDSACKKVKEVESSLTKHLKNQQKLLGDASITYVTIGKEAYLLEVPESLRERIPRDYELRSSKKGFFRYWTPSIKKLLGELSQAESEKESMLKSILQRLIGRFCEHHNKWRQLVSATAELDVLIGLAIASEYYEGPTSRPIILDSSSSDEVPCFSAKSLGHPVLRSDSLGNGTFVPNEIMIGGSGHPSFILLTGPNMGGKSTLLRQVCLAVILAQVGADVPADSFELSPVDRIFVRMGAKDHIMAGQSTFLTELSETALMLSSATRNSLVALDELGRGTSTSDGQAIAYVESVLQHFVHKVQCRGMFSTHYHRLAVDYQNDPKVLLCHMGCRVGNGVGDVEEVTFLYRLTPGACPKSYGVNVARLAGLPESVLQKAAAKSREFETTYGKHLKTFEDNLNNQSWIGEMVEFVRKFIDITENFSCNKSPESTGASFPTELQHRAQILLQKI from the exons ATGGCATCGTCACGGCGCCAAAGCAATGGCCGATCCCCAATCGTAAACCAACAGCGCCAAATCACTGCCTTCTTCACCAAAACGACCTCGtcttctccatctccatctccatctcccaCTCTTTCCAagcaaaattccaaattttctaGTTCTGtccctaaccctaaccctagctCTACCCCCACCCCCAATTCCAGTCCAAGCCCTACAACCCCTTCTCCTTTCCAATCCAAGTCCAAGAACAAGCCCCTCTTAGTCATCTCCGCATCACCGTTAACTCCTAACGATAAGAGATCGTACGGTGATGATGTTGTGGGGAAGAGGATTAGGGTTTTTTGGCCCTTGGATAAGGCGTGGTATGAAGGCACTGTGAAATCTTTTGATAAGGTAGCTAACAAGCATTTGGTTCAGTACGAGGATGATGAGGAGGAGCTATTGGATTTGGAGAAGGAGAAATTTGAGTGGGTCCAAGAGACCCTCAAGAACTTCAAGCGGTTGCGCCGGGGTGCATTGGATTCGAGTGAGGCGGTGGAGATTGTTGAGGAAGAGAAGGGTGTGAAGGAAATTAAGCCGGTACAGAGGCGGAGAGGCGTGAAGGCCGTTgttgaggatgaggatgattcTAGTGATGAAGATTGGGGGAAGAATGTGGGGGAAGAGGCGGTCGAGGAAGTTATGGATTTGGAtgaggaggaagaagaggatGTTGTGAAGGGGAAGGGGTCGAAAGGGAAGCGTGGGTCGAGGAAGAGGAAAGCGTTGGGGTCTGCTAAGAAGAACAAGGGAGGTTTCAAGTTTTCCTTGCTGGAGCCTACTAGTATTAATGCTGAAA GTGGAAAGGCATCTAATGAACTTGGTAATGCCTTAACGGGTGATGCCACAGAGAGGTTTGGTACGCGTGAAGCTGTAAAGTTTCGCTTCCTTGGGGA AGAACGCAGGGATGCAAAAAGAAGGCGTCCTGGGGATGCAAACTATGATCCGAGGACACTTTACTTGCCTCCTGATTTTCTAAAGAGTTTATCAGGTGGCCAG AGACAATGGTGGGAGTTTAAGTCAAAGCATATGGACAAGGTGTTATTTTTCAAG ATGGGAAAATTTTATGAACTTTTTGAAATGGATGCACATATAGGAGCAAAGGAACTTGACTTGCAATATATGAAG GGAGAACAACCGCATTGTGGATTTCCAGAAAAGAACTTCTCTATGAATTTGGAGAAATTGGCAAGAAAG GGTTATCGGGTTCTTGTTGTAGAGCAGACAGAAACCCCTGAACAACTAGAGCTTCGTCGCAAAGAGAAAGGTTCTAAGGATAAG GTTGTGAAACGTGAAATATGTGCAGTGGTTACAAAAGGAACACTTACTGAGGGAGAGATGCTGTCAGCAAATCCTGATGCTTCTTACCTAATGGCAGTGACTGAAGGCTGTCAGAGATTGGCAAACCAAAATGCAGACCGCATTTTTGGTGTTTGTGTGGTTGATGTTACAACCAGCAGGATTATTCTTGGACAG TTTGGGGATGATGCAGAGTGCAGTGCCTTGTGTTGTCTATTGTCTGAGCTAAGGCCAGTTGAAATTGTAAAACCTGCTAAACAGCTCAGTCCTGAAACAGAGAGAGTGCTGCTGAGACATACAAGAAATCCATTAGTGAATGATTTGGTTCCACTCTTGGAATTCTGGGATGCTGAGAAAACCGTGCATGAATTCAAAAGTAGCTACAGCCGTATTGTTGAACAATCAGTTTCTGGATCTTTAAATGAAACAAATTTGGATGGTCTTCAGTCTCAAGTGGAGGAAAATGGTATGGGCTGGCTACCAGATGTTCTGTCAGATCTGGTAAAGGCAGGCGAGAATGGCAGCTGTGCACTTTCTGCTCTTGGAGGCACAATATTCTATCTTAAGCAGGCTTTCCTGGATGAGACATTACTTCGATTTGCAAAGTTTGAGTTACTTCCATGCTCTGGTTTTGCTAATATCGTCTCAAAACCATACATGGTTCTTGATGCAGCTGCCCTGGAGAACCTTGAGATTTTTGAGAATAGCAGAAATGGAGACTCTTCAGG GACGCTCTATGCCCAGTTGAACCACTGTGTGACATCAATTGGGAAGAGGTTGCTCAAGACATGGCTTGCAAGGCCTTTATATCATCCAGAGTCAATTAGGGAACGGCAGGATGCTGTTGGAGGTTTGCGG ggAGTTAATCTAGCTTTTGCACTTGAATTTAGAAAAGCACTGTCCAGGCTACCAGACATGGAGCGGTTACTTGCACGTGTTTTTGCTAGCAG TGAGGCTAATGGAAGGAATGCCAACAAAGTGGTTCTATATGAGGATGCAGCAAAAAAACAGCTCCAAGAGTTTATATTAGTGCTACGTGGTTGTGAATCAATGGCCCAATTATGTTCCTCTCTTAGTGTTATTTTGGAAAATGTTGAATCTAGAGTCCTTCATCATTTGTTAACACTTG GTGTAGGTCTCCCTAACATTGATTCGGTTATAAATCATTTCAAGGATGCTTTTGATTGGGTAGAAGCCAATGATTCAGGACGTATCATACCTCATGAAGGAGTTGATCTGGAGTATGACTCTGCCTGTAAAAAAGTTAAGGAGGTTGAGTCTAGTTTAACAAAACACCTCAAGAATCAGCAAAAATTACTTGGAGATGCATCa ATTACATATGTCACAATTGGAAAAGAGGCATATCTCTTAGAAGTACCAGAAAGTTTGCGCGAGAGAATTCCTCGTGACTATGAGTTAAGATCATCTAAAAAG GGCTTCTTTAGGTATTGGACTCCAAGTATCAAGAAGTTGTTGGGAGAGCTTTCACAAGCTGAGTCTGAAAAGGAATCCATGCTGAAAAGCATTCTTCAGAGGTTGATTGGACGTTTCTGTGAGCATCATAATAAGTGGAGGCAATTAGTTTCTGCTACTGCAG AGTTGGATGTTTTGATCGGTCTAGCAATTGCAAGTGAATATTATGAAGGGCCAACAAGCCGACCAATTATATTAGACTCGTCAAGTTCGGATGAAGTGCCGTGCTTTTCTGCAAAAAGTTTAGGACATCCTGTTCTTAGAAGTGATTCTTTAGGCAATGGTACCTTTGTTCCCAATGAAATTATGATTGGTGGTTCTGGTCATCCTAGCTTCATCCTTCTCACTGGTCCTAACATGGGGGGGAAATCAACTCTTCTTCGCCAAGTTTGCTTGGCTGTGATTTTGGCCCAG GTAGGGGCAGATGTCCCTGCAGACAGTTTTGAGTTGTCACCTGTGGACCGAATCTTTGTTCGGATGGGTgccaaagatcatatcatggcAGGCCAAAGTACATTTTTAACTGAACTCTCAGAAACTGCATTAATGCTG TCTTCTGCAACTCGTAATTCATTGGTGGCATTGGATGAACTTGGACGTGGAACATCAACTTCAGATGGGCAAGCGATTGCGTATGT TGAATCAGTTCTACAACATTTTGTCCACAAGGTGCAGTGTCGAGGAATGTTTTCTACTCATTATCACCGATTAGCTGTAGACTATCAGAATGATCCTAAG GTTTTGCTTTGTCATATGGGATGCCGAGTTGGGAATGGAGTTGGAGATGTGGAAGAAGTTACATTTCTTTATAGGTTGACACCTGGTGCATGCCCTAAAAGCTATGGTGTTAATGTTGCACGGTTAGCTG GACTTCCCGAATCTGTACTTCAAAAAGCTGCTGCTAAGTCCAGAGAATTTGAGACTACATATGGTAAACACCTGAAGACATTTGAAGATAACTTGAATAATCAAAGTTGGATTGGGGAAATGGTAGAATTTGTCAGAAAGTTTATAGACATTACAGAAAATTTTAGTTGCAACAAGTCTCCGGAGAGCACTGGTGCCAGCTTCCCGACTGAACTTCAACATAGAGCACAAATACTTCTACAGAAAATTTGA
- the LOC115971907 gene encoding uncharacterized protein LOC115971907 isoform X2, translating to MGDVVVFVDDLKSNYAFSYCRICHEEELQSCKSLEAPCACSGTVKFAHRDCIQRWCNEKGNTTCEICLQQYEPGYTAPSKKSQSLVDEAVTISNRDGLQIPRGEEETIIRPRLVAISEYPECTSAAHRSASCCRSLALTFTVVLLMKHMFAVLHGGTEDYPFTLLTVFILRATGIIFPMLILMRTITAIQNSIRRQYQYQYQYQDSDDDTSNFIGANEDEEQHHSV from the exons ATGGGAGATGTTGTAGTTTTTGTGGATGATTTGAAATCAAATTATGCATTTTCATACTGTAGAATTTGCCATGAAGAAGAATTACAGAGCTGCAAGAGCTTGGAAGCTCCTTGTGCTTGTTCAGGAACCGTTAAG TTTGCACACAGGGATTGTATACAGAGGTGGTGTAACGAGAAGGGCAACACCACCTGTGAAATATGCCTCCAG CAATATGAGCCAGGATACACAGCACCTTCTAAGAAGTCTCAGTCGTTGGTTGATGAAGCAGTAACCATTAG TAACAGAGATGGCTTGCAAATTccaagaggagaagaagagacaATAATAAGGCCAAGATTAGTAGCCATAAGTGAGTATCCCGAGTGTACATCCGCCGCACACAGAAGTGCATCTTGCTGTCGATCACTGGCTCTAACT TTTACAGTGGTCTTGCTAATGAAACATATGTTTGCCGTGCTTCATGGTGGTACGGAAGATTACCCCTTCACACTTCTTACT GTATTTATTCTAAGGGCTACTGGAATTATTTTCCCAATGTTGATATTGATGCGGACAATCACAGCAATTCAAAATAGTATCCGGAGGCAGTACCAGTACCAGTACCAGTAC caGGATTCTGATGATGACACCTCAAACTTTATTGGAGCCAATGAAGATGAAGAGCAGCATCATTCAGTCTAA